The following coding sequences lie in one Micromonospora sp. R77 genomic window:
- a CDS encoding NUDIX domain-containing protein, which yields MPEYPPFAVTADLVVLTVRADELNVLLVRRGIPPYEGCWALPGGFVGIDEDLPDAAARELTEETGLPEPAGHLEQLGTYGRPDRDPRGRVVTVAWLALLPDLPSPVAGSDAASAEWLPVSRLTPGQLAFDHDRILADGLERARAKLEYTPLASAFCPAEFTVAQLRAVYETVWDTRLDPRNFHRKVTGTPGFVEPVGRSTEGDRGRPAQLFRRGPASRLHPPMLRPDR from the coding sequence ATGCCCGAGTACCCGCCCTTCGCGGTGACGGCCGACCTGGTCGTGCTCACCGTCCGCGCGGACGAGCTGAACGTCCTGCTGGTCCGGCGCGGCATCCCGCCGTACGAGGGGTGCTGGGCGCTGCCCGGCGGCTTCGTCGGCATCGACGAGGACCTGCCCGACGCGGCGGCCCGCGAGTTGACCGAGGAGACCGGGCTACCCGAGCCCGCCGGCCACCTCGAACAACTCGGCACGTACGGTCGGCCGGACCGGGACCCGCGCGGCCGGGTGGTGACGGTGGCCTGGCTGGCCCTGCTGCCCGACCTGCCGAGCCCGGTCGCCGGCAGCGACGCGGCCTCGGCCGAGTGGCTGCCGGTCTCCCGGCTCACCCCCGGTCAGCTCGCCTTCGACCACGACCGGATCCTGGCCGACGGGCTGGAACGGGCCCGCGCCAAACTGGAGTACACGCCCCTGGCCAGCGCCTTCTGCCCGGCCGAGTTCACCGTGGCGCAACTGCGGGCCGTCTACGAGACGGTCTGGGACACCCGCCTGGACCCCCGCAACTTCCACCGCAAGGTCACCGGCACGCCCGGCTTCGTCGAGCCGGTCGGCCGGTCCACCGAGGGGGACCGGGGCCGGCCGGCCCAGCTCTTCCGCCGTGGCCCCGCCAGCCGGCTGCACCCGCCGATGCTCCGCCCGGACCGCTGA
- the pdhA gene encoding pyruvate dehydrogenase (acetyl-transferring) E1 component subunit alpha — translation MAKGDPGVTTRGRRAAPRSKRAASAATGEPDLVQLLTPEGERIESAIGPDGTEYRVDFTDEEYRGLYRDLVLVRKLDAEATALQRQGELGLWASLLGQEAAQVGSGRALRTQDMAFPTYREHGVLYCRGIDPIMPLGLFRGVDQGGWDPNEFKFNMYTIVIGAQTLHATGYAMGVHMDGKTGTEDGEAVIAYFGDGATSQGDVNEAFVWASVFNAPLVFFCQNNQYAISEPLERQTRVPLYQRAGGFGFPGVRVDGNDVLASYAVTRHALDNARLGQGPSLIEAYTYRMGAHTTSDDPTRYRIASEVEAWQAKDPIARMKAFLTKQQIADESFFASVDEQARTESVHLRERVLNMPNPEPVTMFDHVYPHGSPELDEQRARFSKYMESFEGSAH, via the coding sequence ATGGCAAAGGGCGACCCCGGGGTCACCACCCGCGGCCGGCGGGCCGCACCCCGTTCCAAGCGAGCCGCCTCGGCGGCCACCGGCGAGCCGGACCTCGTACAGCTGCTGACGCCCGAGGGCGAGCGGATCGAGAGCGCGATCGGCCCGGACGGGACCGAGTACCGCGTCGACTTCACCGACGAGGAGTACCGCGGGCTCTACCGCGACCTCGTGCTGGTCCGCAAGCTCGACGCCGAGGCCACCGCGCTGCAGCGGCAGGGCGAGCTGGGCCTCTGGGCCAGCCTGCTCGGCCAGGAGGCGGCCCAGGTCGGCTCCGGCCGCGCGCTGCGCACCCAGGACATGGCCTTCCCGACCTACCGGGAGCACGGCGTCCTCTACTGCCGGGGCATCGACCCGATCATGCCGCTCGGCCTGTTCCGCGGCGTCGACCAGGGCGGCTGGGACCCGAACGAGTTCAAGTTCAACATGTACACGATCGTGATCGGGGCACAGACCCTGCACGCGACCGGGTACGCCATGGGCGTCCACATGGACGGCAAGACCGGCACCGAGGACGGCGAGGCGGTGATCGCCTACTTCGGCGACGGCGCCACCAGCCAGGGCGACGTCAACGAGGCGTTCGTCTGGGCCAGCGTCTTCAACGCCCCGCTGGTGTTCTTCTGCCAGAACAACCAGTACGCCATCTCCGAGCCGCTGGAGCGGCAGACCCGCGTCCCGCTCTACCAGCGGGCCGGCGGCTTCGGCTTCCCCGGTGTCCGGGTGGACGGCAACGACGTGCTCGCGTCGTACGCGGTGACCCGGCACGCGCTGGACAACGCCCGGCTCGGCCAGGGCCCCAGCCTGATCGAGGCGTACACCTATCGGATGGGGGCGCACACCACCTCCGACGACCCGACCCGCTACCGGATCGCCAGCGAGGTCGAGGCCTGGCAGGCCAAGGACCCGATCGCCCGGATGAAGGCGTTCCTGACCAAGCAGCAGATCGCCGACGAGTCGTTCTTCGCGTCCGTGGACGAGCAGGCCCGTACCGAGTCGGTGCACCTGCGCGAGCGGGTGCTGAACATGCCCAACCCGGAACCGGTGACGATGTTCGACCACGTCTATCCGCACGGGTCGCCCGAGCTCGACGAGCAGCGGGCCCGGTTCAGCAAGTACATGGAGTCGTTCGAGGGGAGCGCGCACTGA
- a CDS encoding SPFH domain-containing protein, whose amino-acid sequence MADVTRRLFLRHLRGTPTSWVRLHVGGKVRREGIGQSFWYRPLNAVLSEVPVDDRELPLLFHARTGDFADITVQATVTYRVADPARAAGRLDFSVDPRTGTPRSRPLDQVATLLAELAQQPALDLLARVPLAEALTTVAPVREAVSGALGDDPRLTDLGVAVVSARVVAIRPEPELERALQTPTREAVQVQADRATYARRAQAVEQERSIAENELQNKIELARREQQLVEQHGANTRRRAELDADAELAGAQGKAEREKVANAAAAERARVLAAAEAEKERVLAGGAAEKERLLAAARADGVRAVGHAEAEAEAAKLAAYAELPPEVLRALTVREIAGQLPQIGQLTVTPDVVTDLLARLAPGR is encoded by the coding sequence ATGGCTGATGTGACGAGGCGCCTGTTCCTGCGCCACCTGCGCGGCACGCCGACCAGCTGGGTCCGGCTGCACGTCGGCGGCAAGGTCCGCCGCGAGGGCATCGGACAGTCCTTCTGGTACCGGCCGCTCAACGCGGTGCTCAGCGAGGTGCCGGTGGACGACCGCGAGCTGCCGCTGCTCTTCCACGCCCGCACCGGCGACTTCGCCGACATCACCGTCCAGGCCACCGTGACCTACCGGGTCGCCGATCCGGCCCGCGCCGCCGGCCGCCTCGACTTCTCCGTCGACCCACGTACCGGTACGCCCCGCTCGCGCCCCCTCGACCAGGTCGCCACCCTGCTGGCCGAACTGGCCCAGCAGCCCGCCCTCGACCTGCTCGCCCGGGTGCCGCTGGCAGAGGCGCTGACCACCGTCGCGCCCGTCCGCGAGGCGGTCTCCGGCGCGCTCGGCGACGACCCCCGCCTCACCGACCTCGGTGTCGCCGTGGTCAGCGCCCGGGTGGTGGCGATCCGTCCCGAACCCGAGCTGGAACGGGCCCTGCAGACCCCGACCCGGGAGGCCGTCCAGGTCCAGGCCGACCGGGCCACCTACGCCCGGCGCGCCCAGGCCGTCGAGCAGGAACGCTCCATCGCCGAGAACGAGCTCCAGAACAAGATCGAGCTGGCCCGCCGGGAGCAGCAGCTCGTCGAGCAGCACGGCGCGAACACCCGCCGCCGGGCCGAGTTGGACGCCGACGCCGAACTGGCCGGCGCGCAGGGCAAGGCGGAACGGGAGAAGGTCGCCAACGCGGCCGCCGCCGAACGGGCCCGGGTGCTGGCCGCCGCCGAGGCGGAGAAGGAGCGCGTCCTGGCCGGGGGCGCCGCCGAGAAGGAACGGCTGCTCGCGGCGGCCCGCGCCGACGGCGTACGCGCGGTCGGCCACGCCGAGGCGGAGGCGGAGGCGGCGAAGCTGGCCGCGTACGCCGAACTGCCGCCGGAGGTGCTGCGGGCCCTGACGGTCCGCGAGATCGCCGGGCAGCTGCCGCAGATCGGCCAGCTCACCGTCACCCCCGACGTGGTGACCGACCTGCTGGCGCGGCTCGCGCCGGGCCGGTGA
- a CDS encoding alpha-ketoacid dehydrogenase subunit beta: MATETLTLGKALNTGLRRALENDPKVVIMGEDVGKLGGVFRITDGLQKDFGDQRVIDTPLAESGIIGTAVGLAIRGFRPVCEIQFDGFVYPAYDQIVSQVAKMHYRSQGKVTIPMVIRIPYGGGIGAVEHHSESPEAYFAHTAGLKVVTCANPQDAYSMIQQAIASDDPIVFLEPKRRYWEKGPVELDAPLDAAYPLHSARVARAGTDATVLAYGPMVRTALDAATAAAEDGRELEVIDLRTLSPLDLTAAYESVKRTGRCVVVHEAPGNLGLGSEIAARITEECFYSLESPVLRVTGFDTPYPASRVEEEYLPDLDRVLDAVDRTFGW; encoded by the coding sequence ATGGCCACGGAGACGCTCACCCTCGGCAAGGCCCTCAACACCGGTCTGCGTCGGGCCCTGGAGAACGACCCGAAGGTCGTCATCATGGGCGAGGACGTCGGCAAGCTCGGCGGCGTCTTCCGGATCACCGACGGGCTCCAGAAGGACTTCGGCGACCAACGGGTGATCGACACCCCGCTGGCCGAGTCCGGCATCATCGGCACCGCCGTCGGCCTCGCCATCCGGGGCTTCCGCCCGGTCTGCGAGATCCAGTTCGACGGCTTCGTCTACCCCGCGTACGACCAGATCGTGTCGCAGGTGGCGAAGATGCACTACCGCTCGCAGGGCAAGGTCACCATCCCGATGGTGATCCGGATCCCCTACGGCGGTGGCATCGGCGCGGTCGAGCACCACTCCGAGTCGCCCGAGGCGTACTTCGCGCACACCGCCGGCCTGAAGGTGGTGACCTGCGCGAACCCGCAGGACGCGTACTCGATGATCCAGCAGGCGATCGCGTCGGACGACCCGATCGTCTTCCTGGAGCCGAAGCGGCGCTACTGGGAGAAGGGGCCGGTCGAGCTGGACGCCCCGCTGGACGCGGCGTACCCGCTGCACTCGGCCCGGGTGGCCCGGGCCGGCACCGACGCCACGGTGCTGGCGTACGGGCCGATGGTGCGGACCGCCCTGGACGCGGCGACCGCCGCCGCCGAGGACGGCCGGGAGCTGGAGGTCATCGACCTGCGCACGCTCTCCCCGCTGGACCTGACCGCCGCGTACGAGTCGGTGAAGCGCACCGGCCGGTGCGTGGTCGTGCACGAGGCCCCGGGCAACCTGGGCCTGGGCTCGGAGATCGCGGCCCGGATCACCGAGGAGTGCTTCTACTCCCTGGAGTCCCCGGTGCTGCGCGTCACCGGCTTCGACACCCCCTACCCGGCCAGCCGGGTGGAGGAGGAGTACCTGCCCGACCTCGACCGGGTGCTCGACGCCGTCGACCGCACCTTCGGCTGGTGA
- a CDS encoding dihydrolipoamide acetyltransferase family protein produces the protein MSRIKEFNLPDLGEGLTEGEILAWLVKVGDVIELNQPIVEVETAKAAVEIPAKWAGQVRAIFQPEGTTVEVGTPIISIDTDPGAGPIEESTTAAPSSALPTPSAASLAAVEIAPEEGMVEPGLIGGVAPGGRTAVLVGYGPRNAPAKRRPRKGGVPAQPTPTPTSVDHGVVAGNKATPIATNAAPQLHDRRNGGGGRAGGLVLAKPPVRKLAKDLGVDLATLTGSGPLGSITREDVQRAASGTPAAAEPLTVAAPATAAASFGADREQRIPVKGVRKLTAENMSRSAFTAPHVTEFLTVDVTRAMKALDRLRERREWRDVRVSPLLLVAKAVLLAVKRYPMVNSTWAGDEIVVKDYVNLGIAAATERGLIVPNIKDAGRLSLRELADAMTALVQTAKTGKTSPADMSGGTLTITNVGVFGVDTGTPILPPGESAILAFGAVREMPWVHKGKVKPRLVTTLGLSFDHRIIDGELGSKFLRDIGDFLADPEAALLAWT, from the coding sequence ATGTCCCGGATCAAGGAGTTCAACCTCCCCGACCTCGGTGAGGGCCTGACCGAGGGCGAGATCCTCGCCTGGCTGGTCAAGGTGGGCGACGTCATCGAGCTGAACCAGCCGATCGTCGAGGTGGAGACGGCGAAGGCGGCCGTCGAGATCCCGGCGAAGTGGGCCGGCCAGGTGCGGGCGATCTTCCAGCCGGAGGGCACCACGGTCGAGGTCGGCACGCCGATCATCTCGATCGACACCGACCCGGGCGCCGGCCCGATCGAGGAGTCGACCACGGCCGCCCCGTCGTCGGCGCTGCCCACCCCGTCGGCGGCCTCGCTGGCGGCGGTGGAGATCGCCCCCGAGGAGGGCATGGTCGAGCCGGGCCTGATCGGTGGCGTGGCCCCGGGCGGCCGTACCGCCGTCCTGGTCGGCTACGGCCCCCGCAACGCCCCGGCCAAGCGCCGCCCGCGCAAGGGTGGCGTGCCGGCCCAACCCACCCCCACCCCCACCTCCGTCGATCATGGAGTTGTGGCGGGGAACAAGGCCACCCCGATCGCCACAAATGCGGCACCACAGCTCCATGATCGACGCAACGGTGGTGGCGGGCGGGCCGGTGGGCTGGTGCTGGCGAAGCCGCCGGTGCGCAAGCTCGCCAAGGACCTCGGCGTCGACCTGGCCACGCTGACCGGGTCGGGGCCGCTGGGGTCGATCACGCGGGAGGACGTACAGCGGGCGGCGAGCGGGACCCCGGCGGCGGCCGAGCCGCTGACGGTCGCGGCGCCGGCCACGGCCGCCGCGAGCTTCGGCGCGGACCGCGAGCAGCGCATCCCGGTCAAGGGGGTACGCAAGCTCACCGCCGAGAACATGTCCCGTTCGGCGTTCACCGCCCCGCACGTGACGGAGTTCCTGACCGTCGACGTGACCCGGGCGATGAAGGCCCTGGACCGGCTGCGCGAGCGGCGGGAGTGGCGGGACGTCCGGGTCTCGCCGCTGCTGCTGGTGGCGAAGGCGGTGCTGCTGGCGGTCAAGCGGTACCCGATGGTCAACTCGACCTGGGCCGGCGACGAGATCGTGGTCAAGGACTACGTCAACCTCGGGATCGCGGCGGCCACCGAGCGCGGCCTGATCGTGCCGAACATCAAGGACGCCGGGCGGCTCTCGCTGCGCGAACTGGCGGACGCGATGACCGCGCTGGTGCAGACGGCGAAGACCGGGAAGACCTCCCCGGCCGACATGTCCGGCGGCACGCTGACCATCACCAACGTCGGCGTCTTCGGCGTCGACACCGGTACGCCGATCCTGCCCCCCGGCGAGTCGGCCATCCTGGCCTTCGGCGCCGTACGCGAGATGCCGTGGGTGCACAAGGGCAAGGTCAAGCCGCGGCTGGTCACCACGCTCGGCCTCTCCTTCGACCACCGCATCATCGACGGGGAGCTGGGCTCGAAGTTCCTGCGCGACATCGGGGACTTCCTGGCCGATCCGGAGGCGGCGCTGCTCGCCTGGACCTGA